The nucleotide window ACCAGGTCGGGCACCGAGAGCGAGGCGGCGGCCACCACCTGGCCGCCGGCGTCGCGGATCGGCGCGGCCACGCAGTTCATGAACGGCTCGTGCTCGGCCCGGTCCCTGGCCCAGCCGCGCTCGGCGACCCGGGCCAGCTCGGCCAGCAGCTCGGCGGGGGTGGTCAGGGTCCGGTCGGTGAACCGGGTGAACTCCAGCCCGGCCACCACCGCTGCCCGCCGCTCCGGCGGCAGCGCCGCCAGCAGCACCTTGGCCGAGGCGGTGCAGTGCATCGGCACCGGCAGCCCGATCCGGGAGTACATCCGCACCGGCTGGCGGGACTCGTACTTGTCGATGTAGACCACCTCGTCGCCCTCCATGGCGGCCAGGTGCACGGTCTGCCCGGTGGCCGCGTTCAGCGCGGCCAGCTGCGGGGCGGCGGTGCGGCGCACCGGGCGCTGCTCCAGGGCCCGGCCGGCGAGCGCGAACAGGCCGGCGCCAAGGTGGTAGCGGTACTCGGCGTCGCGGTGGACCAGCCGGGCCTGCTCCAGGCTCTGCAGCAGGCGCATCGCGGTGGTCTTGTGCACCCCGAGCAGTGTGGCCAGTTGCTCCAGCGAGCGTTCGCCCTCGGCGAGTTCGGTGAGCAGTGCGAGCGCCCGGTCGACCGTCTGGCTCATCGCGGCCACCAGCCGTCGGGGCCGACCCGCACGGCCGCCCAGTCGGCGGGGGAGGCGTCCAGCAGGGCGGCCCGCCGCTCGGCGTCCGGCAGCGCGCCCTGGTCGCCGGTCGAGGTGAGTGCGGCGGCGGCCGCCAGGTGGCCCAGGCGCAGCCTGCGGCGCTGGTCCAGTCCGCGCAGGGTACCGGCCAGGTAGCCGGCGGCGAACGCGTCGCCGGCGCCGGTGGGTTCCACCACGGTGACGGCGAGGGCGGGTTCGCTGGTGCTGCTGCCGTCCCGTTCGACGGCGGTCACCAGGTGGCCGGCGTCCTTGACCACCACGGTGGCGGGGCCGGGCAGCAGCGCGCGCAGTTCGGCCGGGTCGCCGGTGCCGAGCGCCGCCTCGGCCTCGTCGGCGCCGAGCAGCACCAGGTCGGCGGCGTCGAGCAGTTCGCGCAGCACGGCCGGGTCGCGCCGGCGCCAGAGCGCGGGGCGCCAGTTGAGGTCGAAGCTGACGGTGGGCCGGCCGGGCCGGGCCAGCAGGGCGCGGACCAGGGCCAGGCAGCTGTCGGAGAGTGCGGGGGTGATGCCGGACAGGTGCAGCAGCCGGGCGCCGTCGAGCAGCCGGGCGACGGCGGGGTCGGCGAGGTGCTCGGGCCCGAGCGCGGCGGCGGCCGAGCCGGCGCGGTAGTAGCGGGGGACGGGTCCGTGCGGGCCGCCCTCCTTGACGTAGAGGCCGGTCGGGCGGTCCGGGTCGACGGCGACCCCGGTGGTGTCCACGCCGTGTCCGGCGAGCTCGGTCAGCAGGCGCCGGCCGAAGCCGTCGTCGCCGACCCGGCTGACCCAGGCGGTCGGTACGCCGAGCGCGGCCAGCACGCCGGCGACGTTGGACTCGGCCCCGCCGACCGTGGCGCGGAAGGACTCGACCGCGGCCAGTGACCCCGGCCGGTCGGGCAGCAGGACGGCCATCGACTCGCCGAGGCAGACCGCCTCGACCGCTGCGGGTACGGCTTCCACCAGGCACGCTCCCATCGTTGACCGCGTTTCGGCCCGCATGTTAGAACGGCGACAGCAGCATGTGCAAAGACCGTTGCACATGTTGCAGCGCACTGGGAGGTGTCGAGTGGACCGGGCGAAGGTGGCCGCACTGGCCGAGGAACGGCTGGACTGGCGGTTCAAGGCGCTGCCCGAAGCGGCGCACGGCCTGACGGCCGCTCAGTACCTGGCCCTCGGGCCGACCTTGGACCAGCTCCCCACCCCGCTGCTGACCCTCGATCAGGGCGCCCTCGACCACAACCTGCGCACCATGGCCGACTGGTGCGCCGCCGCTGGGGTCCAGCTGGCCCCGCACGGCAAGACCACCATGGCCCCCGCGCTCTGGCAGGCCCAGCTGGACGCCGGAGCCTGGGGGATCACCCTGGCCACCCCGGCCCAGCTGCGGGTGGCCCGGGCCTTCGGCGTGCGCCGGCTGCTGCTCGCCAACGCCCTGCTCGACCCCGCCGGCCTGCGCTGGATCCGCGCCGAACTGGATGCCGACCCCGGGTTCGAGTTCACCTGCTGGGCCGACTCGCCCGCCGTCGTCGCCCGGATGCAGGAGGCGGTGCCCGACGGGGAGCGGCCGGTGGACGTGCTGGTCGAGCTCGGCGGGCCCGGCGGGCGCACCGGTGCCCGCGACCTGGACACCGCGCTGGCCACCGCCCGCGCGATCGCCGCCGCCCCCGGCCTGCGGCTGGCCGGCCTAGGCGGCTACGAGGGCGCGCTCGCCCACGACGCCGGACCGGCCGGCCTCGCCACCGTCGAGCACTACCTGGACCAGCTGGTCCGGCTCCACGCCCTGCTGCACCGCGAGCGGCTGACCGACGGCCGCGCCCCGATGCTGCTCAGCGCCGGCGGCAGCGCCTACTTCGACCAGGTCGCCCGGGTGCTGGGCGCCGTTCCCGACACCGTCACCGTGCTGCGTTCCGGTGCCTACCTGATCCACGACTCCGGCTTCTACCAGGGCATCTCGCCACTGGCCCGGGGCGGCGGGGCGCGGGCGCTGCGCACCGCGATGCACGGCTGGGCCCGGGTGGTCTCCCGGCCCGAGCCGGCGCTCGCGCTGCTGGACGGCGGCAAGCGCGACTTCCCCTACGACGAGGGGCTGCCGACCGTGCAGCGCGGCCGCTCGGGCCGCCCGCTGACCGGCCGGGTCACCGCGCTCAACGACCAGCACGCCTTCCTGCGCGACAGCCCGGCCGAGCTCGGCGAGGTGGTGCGGCTCGGGCTCTCGCACCCCTGCACGGCCTTCGACAAGTGGAACCTGATCCCGGTGCTCGACGACGCCGACGCCCCCGAACCCCGGGTGGTCGACCTGGTGCGGACCTTCTTCTGATGGCCGAGCTGCTGATCCGCGGCGCCACCGTGCTGGACGGCACCGGCGCCGACCGCTTCCGGGCCGACGTGCTGCTGCGCGACGGCGTGATCGCCTCGGTCGGCCACGACCTGACGGCCCGTCAGGTGCTGGACACCGACGGGCTGGCGCTGGCACCGGGGTTCATCGACATGCACTCCCACTCCGACCTGCGGATGCTGGTCGAACCGGCGCACCCGTCGCGGGTCACCCAGGGGGTCACCTGCGAGGTGCTCGGGCAGGACGGCCTCTCCTACGCGCCCGTGGACGAGCGCACGCTGCCCGTGCTGCGGCGCCAACTGGCGGGCTGGAACGGCGATCCGGACGAGTTCGAGTGGAACTGGCGCAGCGTCGGCGAGTACCTGGACCGGCTCGACCGCGGCATCGCGGTCAACGCCTGCTACCTGGTGCCGCACGGCACGCTGCGCGCCCTGGTGCTCGGCTGGGACCGGCGCCCGCCGACCGGTGCGGAGCTCGACCGGATGCGCGAACTGCTCGCCCAGGGGCTGCGGGAGGGCGCCGTGGGCCTGTCCAGCGGGCTCAGCTACACGCCGGGCATGTACGCCGACACCGACGAACTGGTCGCGCTCTGCTCGGTGGTGGCCGCGCACGGCGGCTACCACTCGCCGCACCAGCGCTCCTACGGGGCGGGCGCGCTGGCCGGCTACGCCGAGATGGTGGAGATCGCGCGGCGCTCCGGCTGCCCGCTCCACCTGGCCCACGCCACCATGAACTTCGGCGTCAACCAGGGCCGGGCGGGCGAGCTGCTGGAGCTGCTGGACGCGGCGCTGGCCGAGGGCGTCGACCTCACCCTGGACAGCTACCCCTACCTGCCCGGCTCCACCACCCTGGCCGCCCTGCTGCCCAGTTGGGCCGCCGAGGGCGGGCCGGACGCCACCCTGGCCCGGCTGGCCGACCCGGCGGCCCGGGAGCGGATCCGCCACGAGCTGGAGGAGACCGGCAGCGACGGCTGCCACGGCGTGGTGGCCGACTGGACCACCGTGCAGGTCTCCGGCACCGCCGACCCGGCGCAGGCCGCCGCGGTCGGCCGCACCATCGCCGAACTCGCCGCCGAGCGCGGGCAGTCCGGCACCGAGGCGTTCTTCGATCTGCTGCTCGCCGACGCGCTCGGCAGCACCATCCTGCAGCACGTGGGCCACGAGGAGAACGTCCGGGCCATCATGCGCCACCCCGCGCACACCGCGGGCAGCGACGGCCTGCTGGTCGGCGCCCGCCCGCACCCCCGCGCCTGGGGCACCTTCCCGCGCTACCTGGGCCACTACGTCCGCGAGTTGGGCGTGCTCACGCTGGAGGGCGCGGTGCACCGGATGACTGGCCGCCCCGCCCGCCGGCTGGGCCTGCGCGACCGCGGCCTGATCCGGGCCGGCCACCGCGCCGACCTGGTGCTGTTCGACCCCGCCACGATCACCGACCGCGCCGACTACCCGCACCCGCGCCGCCCCGCCGCCGGCATCCAGCACGTCTACGTCAACGGCACGCCGGTGCTGGAGCACGGCCGGCCCACCGGCGCGCTCCCGGGCCGGGCGCTGCGGCGCGGGGCGGACGGGCGGGTCGGGTGACGGCGCCGGGTCGCAAGGAGAAGACCATGACCAACACGACCGGCACGACCGACCCGACCGACCCGACCGACCCGACCGACTTCCGTGCCCGGCTCGCCGCCGACCGGGTGATAGCCGTGGTCCGCGCGCCGCACATCCCCGATGCCGCCGCGCTCTGCGAGGCGCTGCTGGCCGGCGGCGTGCGGTGGATCGAACTCACCTGCACCACACCGGACGTGATGGTCCAGCTGGAACGGGCGGCCGCCGCGGCGGTGGGGCTCGGCTGCCAGGTCGGGCTGGGCACCGTGCTCACCGCGGAGCAGGCCCGCCAGGGCATCGCGGCCGGGGCGGGCTTCCTGGTCACCCCGGGCCTGCGGCCGGAGGTGGCCGAGGTCGCCGCGCGGGCCGGTGTGCCGGTGGTGCTCGGCGCGATGACCCCCACCGAGGTGGCCGGGGCCGTGGACCTCGGCGCCGCGGCGGTCAAGGTGTTCCCGGCCGGCACCCTCGGCCCGGACTACTTCGCGGACCTGCGCGGCCCCTTCCCCGAGGTCCCGCTGGTCGCCTCCGGCGGCGTGGGCCTCACCAACGCCGCCGCCTTCCTGGCCAAGGGCGCCCTCGCGGTCTGCGGCGGCGGCTCGCTCGTCCCGCCGGGCGCGGTGGCCGAGGGCGTCTGGTCCGTACTGACCAGCCGCGCACGGAAGTTCACCGCCGCGCTTGACGGTCAGGGGTGAACTTCCGCGCGCGGCGCTGCTACAGCTTCGCCAGGAAGGCGTTCGCGATCACCTGGTAGCCGGTGTCGTTGGCGTGGATGTCGCCGCGCGACATGTTGGTCCAGGTCATGATCCGCGCCACGTCCAGCGGCACCCGCTGCCCGCCCAGGTCCACCAGCGGCAGCAGGGAGTTGGTCGAGAACGCCCCGGCCACGTCCGCCGTCGGCACGCCGTGGACGCAGTCCTGGAAGTCCAGCACGCCGTTGAGGGTGTCGGCCAGCGGCACCGAGAGGGCGGCCAGCTCCTGGCCCTTGGCGCCGGTCATCCAGGCGGCCAGGAACGGGTCGTAGAGGTTCATGCCGACGATCCGGGTGTGCGGGCCGGCGGCGGACCGCAGTGCGTGCAGGATGGTCCCCAGGTCGTGTCCGGTGGTGGCTATGCCCTTGGCGGCGCAGGCCGGGTCCAGCGAGCCGCCGCTCGCGCAGCCGTCCACGTCGTTGGCGCCGATGTCCAGGGTGACCGTCAGGTCGTCCTTGCGGTGGGCCTTCAGGTAGGCCGTCGCCGCCGTCAGCTGCGGGCCCTGGAAGGCGTGCGGGAAGGTGCAACCGCCGTTGATCATCGAGCCGGTGGTCTCGCCGGGGCAGCCCAGGTCGGTGAACGAGAAGGCCTGCCGCGCGGCCGCGGCCCGGGCGCCCAGGGTGCGCGCCAGGTCCTGCGCGTAGCCGTGGCCCACCTCCTCGCCGCCGCCGGGCAGTGTCTGGTAGCCGGCCGCGAGCGAGTCGCCCAGCGCCAGGTAGTAGCGGGTGTGGTGCGGCTCGCCGGTCGCCGCCGCGGCGGGGCCGGCGGCCAGGCCGAGCAGCGCGGCGCCGAGCAGGGCGGTGCCGGCCGCCGCGCGCAGGCGGCGGCCGAGTCTGGATGTGCGCATGGACCCTCCCGAGGCACCCGCGCGGCCCGGGCGGCCGAGCGGGTGGGACCCGTGAGGTTACTGCCAGGTACCCGCCCTGGTAAGGGCTTTGGCAGAGGCTCTCGCGGCCTCAGCTCTGCGGAATGGCCACCAGCCCGAGCGCGGCCAGGTCGGCCAGCGGCTCGGCGATGCTGCAGGTGCCGAAACCGGTGAACGCGGCCCGCAGCGCGGCGGTCCGCTCCGGCGAGAGGCCGGACAGGCCCTGCGCGACCTGGGCGCCGTCGCGCTGCCCGAGCGCCGCCGCGAGCTCCGGGTGCTCCGCGCCGCCGAGCGCCAGGTGGGTGGCCAGCAGCACGTTGAGGAAGCCGTGGTGGGCGAAGCCGGTGGCCGGGTCGTCGTGCCGCAGCGCGTGGTGCAGGCCGGCCGTGCACTTGAAGGCCAGCTTGCGGTAGACCGCGCCGTAGAGGAACGAGGCCAGCTCCAGCTCGCCGGGGAAGGCTTCGGCCGTCACCCCGCCGGTGCGGAACTTCACCCGGTACGGGCCGCCCTCCAACTCGTCCAGGGCGAGCAGCAGTTCCGGGCCGCGCGGGACCTCGACGGCGATCGGCAGGCCGGGGGCGAGCTCCGGCACCAGCCGGTCCAGCTCGGCCCGCACCTTGCGCACGCCCTCGGCGGCGGTGCCGTCCCGGTCGGCCAGCACCTCCAGGCCGGCCAGCCGCAGCCGCGGGTCGGCCGCCACCTGCCGCAGCGCCGGCTCCAGGCCCGCGCTGCCGTCCGGCACGATCAGGCCGACGTCCAGCTGCCGCCGCCCGTCAAGCTGCTGCCCGTCAAGCTGCTGGCCGACCTGCTGCTGGCCGACCTGCTGGCCGACCTGCTCGGTGAGCTGCCCCAGCCGCCCGGCGCCGACCAGGAACGGGCCGACCAGGTCCGCGTACCAGGCGGTGCGGTGCGCCAGGTGGGCGGGTACCGCCTCGGCGAGCGGGAGGTCGCCGGGCGGGAAGACCGCCGCATCGTCGCAGAGGCCGGCGAAG belongs to Kitasatospora viridis and includes:
- a CDS encoding IclR family transcriptional regulator, giving the protein MSQTVDRALALLTELAEGERSLEQLATLLGVHKTTAMRLLQSLEQARLVHRDAEYRYHLGAGLFALAGRALEQRPVRRTAAPQLAALNAATGQTVHLAAMEGDEVVYIDKYESRQPVRMYSRIGLPVPMHCTASAKVLLAALPPERRAAVVAGLEFTRFTDRTLTTPAELLAELARVAERGWARDRAEHEPFMNCVAAPIRDAGGQVVAAASLSVPDLVLPYEGVLELLPQLLAATAAASGLT
- a CDS encoding sugar kinase is translated as MGACLVEAVPAAVEAVCLGESMAVLLPDRPGSLAAVESFRATVGGAESNVAGVLAALGVPTAWVSRVGDDGFGRRLLTELAGHGVDTTGVAVDPDRPTGLYVKEGGPHGPVPRYYRAGSAAAALGPEHLADPAVARLLDGARLLHLSGITPALSDSCLALVRALLARPGRPTVSFDLNWRPALWRRRDPAVLRELLDAADLVLLGADEAEAALGTGDPAELRALLPGPATVVVKDAGHLVTAVERDGSSTSEPALAVTVVEPTGAGDAFAAGYLAGTLRGLDQRRRLRLGHLAAAAALTSTGDQGALPDAERRAALLDASPADWAAVRVGPDGWWPR
- a CDS encoding alanine racemase: MDRAKVAALAEERLDWRFKALPEAAHGLTAAQYLALGPTLDQLPTPLLTLDQGALDHNLRTMADWCAAAGVQLAPHGKTTMAPALWQAQLDAGAWGITLATPAQLRVARAFGVRRLLLANALLDPAGLRWIRAELDADPGFEFTCWADSPAVVARMQEAVPDGERPVDVLVELGGPGGRTGARDLDTALATARAIAAAPGLRLAGLGGYEGALAHDAGPAGLATVEHYLDQLVRLHALLHRERLTDGRAPMLLSAGGSAYFDQVARVLGAVPDTVTVLRSGAYLIHDSGFYQGISPLARGGGARALRTAMHGWARVVSRPEPALALLDGGKRDFPYDEGLPTVQRGRSGRPLTGRVTALNDQHAFLRDSPAELGEVVRLGLSHPCTAFDKWNLIPVLDDADAPEPRVVDLVRTFF
- a CDS encoding N-acyl-D-amino-acid deacylase family protein — translated: MAELLIRGATVLDGTGADRFRADVLLRDGVIASVGHDLTARQVLDTDGLALAPGFIDMHSHSDLRMLVEPAHPSRVTQGVTCEVLGQDGLSYAPVDERTLPVLRRQLAGWNGDPDEFEWNWRSVGEYLDRLDRGIAVNACYLVPHGTLRALVLGWDRRPPTGAELDRMRELLAQGLREGAVGLSSGLSYTPGMYADTDELVALCSVVAAHGGYHSPHQRSYGAGALAGYAEMVEIARRSGCPLHLAHATMNFGVNQGRAGELLELLDAALAEGVDLTLDSYPYLPGSTTLAALLPSWAAEGGPDATLARLADPAARERIRHELEETGSDGCHGVVADWTTVQVSGTADPAQAAAVGRTIAELAAERGQSGTEAFFDLLLADALGSTILQHVGHEENVRAIMRHPAHTAGSDGLLVGARPHPRAWGTFPRYLGHYVRELGVLTLEGAVHRMTGRPARRLGLRDRGLIRAGHRADLVLFDPATITDRADYPHPRRPAAGIQHVYVNGTPVLEHGRPTGALPGRALRRGADGRVG
- a CDS encoding bifunctional 4-hydroxy-2-oxoglutarate aldolase/2-dehydro-3-deoxy-phosphogluconate aldolase; protein product: MTNTTGTTDPTDPTDPTDFRARLAADRVIAVVRAPHIPDAAALCEALLAGGVRWIELTCTTPDVMVQLERAAAAAVGLGCQVGLGTVLTAEQARQGIAAGAGFLVTPGLRPEVAEVAARAGVPVVLGAMTPTEVAGAVDLGAAAVKVFPAGTLGPDYFADLRGPFPEVPLVASGGVGLTNAAAFLAKGALAVCGGGSLVPPGAVAEGVWSVLTSRARKFTAALDGQG
- a CDS encoding SGNH/GDSL hydrolase family protein, which gives rise to MRTSRLGRRLRAAAGTALLGAALLGLAAGPAAAATGEPHHTRYYLALGDSLAAGYQTLPGGGEEVGHGYAQDLARTLGARAAAARQAFSFTDLGCPGETTGSMINGGCTFPHAFQGPQLTAATAYLKAHRKDDLTVTLDIGANDVDGCASGGSLDPACAAKGIATTGHDLGTILHALRSAAGPHTRIVGMNLYDPFLAAWMTGAKGQELAALSVPLADTLNGVLDFQDCVHGVPTADVAGAFSTNSLLPLVDLGGQRVPLDVARIMTWTNMSRGDIHANDTGYQVIANAFLAKL